From one Silene latifolia isolate original U9 population unplaced genomic scaffold, ASM4854445v1 scaffold_124, whole genome shotgun sequence genomic stretch:
- the LOC141637639 gene encoding uncharacterized protein LOC141637639: MMSGNYTSIDNQKVSGSVPAVSDSTHIPVKFAESNLQTFPPSETQGKISGGYKPPRDADDTFSKPGGGSDEPQPGGWFSAFSIAAYKPYFDVDTSDVLERIKESLLPWKGTFTELTSNNPDLYGPFWICTTLIFIAASIGTFVTYVAHKLQSKDWNYDISMVTWSAGLFYGYVTIVPLCLYVVLKYFSAPSGFVQLLCLYGYSLFVFIPALCLSVVPLEIFRWVIAGVAGFMSASFVALNLKAHIASAGERWFLIVVAIFLLQVALALALKIYLFTVAV, encoded by the exons ATGATGTCTGGAAATTACACTTCAATTGACAATCAAAAAGTCTCCGGATCTGTTCCT GCTGTCTCTGATTCCACTCATATTCCTGTTAAATTCGCTG AATCCAATCTTCAGACATTTCCGCCGTCCGAAACTCAAGGGAAGATCTCCGGTGGTTACAAGCCTCCTCGTGATGCTGATG ATACATTCTCAAAGCCTGGAGGTGGCTCTGACGAACCCCAGCCAGGTGGTTGGTTTAGTGCTTTCAGTATCGCTGCCTACAAACCATACTTTGATGTTGATACGTCTGATGTCTTGGAGAGAATCAAGGAATCACTTCTTCCATGGAAAGGGACATTTACAGAATTGACCTCCAACAACCCAGATTT gtatgggcCATTTTGGATATGCACTACATTAATATTCATTGCCGCATCTATTGGTACATTTGTGACATATGTGGCCCACAAGTTACAAAGCAAAGATTGGAATTACGACATCAGTATGGTGACTTGGTCTGCTGGTTTATTCTATGGCTATGTCACAATCGTTCCTTTATGTCTTTATGTGGTCCTAAAGTACTTCTCCGCACCATCTGGCTTCGTTCAACTCCTCTGCTTATATGGATATTCCCTGTTCGTGTTCATTCCTGCCTTG TGTTTGTCAGTGGTGCCTCTGGAAATATTTAGGTGGGTGATTGCAGGGGTGGCGGGGTTTATGTCAGCATCGTTTGTGGCTCTCAATCTCAAGGCCCACATTGCGTCAGCAGGCGAGAGGTGGTTCTTGATTGTAGTAGCAATATTCCTTTTGCAAGTAGCATTAGCTCTTGCACTCAAGATCTATCTATTTACAGTGGCAGTCTAA